The Musa acuminata AAA Group cultivar baxijiao chromosome BXJ2-2, Cavendish_Baxijiao_AAA, whole genome shotgun sequence genome has a segment encoding these proteins:
- the LOC135604866 gene encoding uncharacterized protein LOC135604866 gives MDSEEQLDYGDEEDEEEDGYDHPYDDVNVGQGVAGPATPSGNGGLPDRVADGPTGLGVPVVGPDGNRSESGSGALQPELKSGSLLPGDGPDGFPRRNNSASDAVRESNGGRIGFRGNSALAPLRSKISVDPKFGNASPSLPSDPGNDGAKSQPLMPPNPPAIATGDRPMTDNSLRTDGGRMDDNGSTLLFVGELHWWTTDVELESVLLRYGRVKEVKFFDEKACGKSKGYCQVEFYDSTVAAACKEGMNGHVFNGRPCVVVYASPQTLKKKMGVAHMNKNQAQNHAQTQGRRLMNEGISRGCRINHQNGDGGTNLGRDGLGGRGRQRYQNRGQGGTGSMRGRGGVSSKGVGWVTGGLQAIFQQGLARPGFGNLAGDLIHSQGLMGAVFEPAYFGRGGPSGGFSGPAFRSMVPPFHAVTPHVNQSFFGCGVAGAGMGMIRSSGMEGHSTGMWTDTSMGGWKVTDNGRRMKESRYGGDNCVSDYGHKEVSHKRTGRSNIPQDKEEDPEHDWSGNFERGHLYKMEKDWDRSDKEHSREEKNGHRDHEQRDQDYNNEDTLDRSSSSSRSQSNFRMAQEVDHGFGLREADYGKRRRIPLE, from the coding sequence ATGGATTCGGAAGAGCAGTTGGATTACGGCgacgaggaggatgaggaggaggatggCTACGACCATCCTTACGATGATGTTAATGTCGGCCAGGGTGTCGCCGGGCCTGCCACTCCTTCCGGGAATGGTGGGTTACCAGATCGGGTTGCGGATGGGCCGACCGGCCTGGGCGTTCCCGTAGTTGGGCCGGACGGAAATAGATCCGAATCTGGCAGTGGAGCTTTACAACCTGAACTGAAGTCTGGTAGTCTTTTGCCTGGTGACGGTCCCGATGGTTTTCCTCGTAGAAATAACAGTGCGTCGGATGCGGTTCGAGAGAGTAATGGGGGGAGAATAGGCTTCCGAGGCAATTCCGCTTTGGCGCCATTACGCTCCAAGATCAGCGTAGATCCTAAGTTCGGCAATGCATCTCCGTCGCTACCATCAGATCCGGGCAATGACGGTGCCAAAAGCCAGCCACTGATGCCTCCAAACCCACCGGCTATTGCTACTGGGGATCGTCCGATGACCGATAATAGTTTGAGAACAGACGGCGGCCGAATGGATGACAATGGCTCGACGTTGCTCTTTGTTGGGGAGCTGCATTGGTGGACTACCGATGTTGAGCTTGAGAGTGTGTTGTTGCGGTATGGGAGAGTAAAAGAAGTCAAGTTCTTTGATGAAAAGGCTTGTGGGAAATCTAAAGGTTACTGCCAGGTTGAGTTCTACGATTCTACCGTAGCAGCTGCCTGTAAAGAGGGAATGAACGGGCATGTGTTTAATGGTCGGCCTTGTGTGGTGGTGTATGCTTCTCCTCAGACTCTGAAGAAGAAGATGGGTGTGGCTCACATGAACAAGAaccaagctcaaaatcatgctcaAACTCAGGGGAGGAGACTAATGAATGAGGGAATCAGTCGAGGCTGCAGAATTAATCATCAGAATGGTGATGGGGGAACGAACCTTGGTAGGGATGGCTTGGGGGGTCGAGGCAGACAGAGATATCAAAATAGAGGCCAAGGTGGCACTGGATCAATGAGGGGAAGAGGTGGTGTCAGCTCAAAGGGCGTGGGCTGGGTGACCGGTGGCCTTCAGGCGATATTTCAGCAAGGACTCGCAAGGCCTGGATTTGGCAATCTTGCTGGGGACTTGATACATTCACAGGGTCTGATGGGTGCAGTTTTTGAACCAGCATACTTCGGTAGGGGAGGTCCTTCTGGTGGCTTTTCCGGTCCTGCTTTCCGGTCAATGGTGCCTCCATTCCATGCAGTGACACCACATGTAAACCAATCATTCTTTGGCTGTGGGGTAGCTGGAGCTGGGATGGGGATGATCAGAAGCAGTGGGATGGAAGGCCACTCCACAGGGATGTGGACGGATACAAGCATGGGTGGGTGGAAAGTTACAGATAATGGAAGAAGGATGAAGGAATCAAGGTATGGTGGGGATAATTGTGTTTCTGACTATGGACACAAGGAAGTGTCCCATAAGAGAACTGGCAGATCAAATATTCCACAAGATAAAGAAGAGGATCCAGAGCATGACTGGTCAGGAAATTTTGAAAGAGGGCATCTTTACAAGATGGAAAAAGACTGGGACAGGTCTGATAAGGAGCACTCAAGGGAGGAGAAAAATGGACATAGAGACCACGAGCAGAGAGATCAGGATTACAACAATGAGGATACCTTGGACAGGAGTAGTTCCTCTTCAAGGTCCCAAAGCAATTTTAGGATGGCACAAGAGGTTGACCATGGGTTTGGTTTGAGGGAAGCAGACTATGGGAAGAGACGTCGCATACCTTTGGAGTAA
- the LOC135606219 gene encoding mitochondrial inner membrane protease ATP23-like, whose product MEETAAAAEGVPVPDARTGVEASTRYGGMSIRQCVDKINKSLDHPKVRFLREHMIDAGCPVWVRLLMPLNCKDQGFAGGYTSGKGIAICCNHMTFQDEINQVLIHELIHAYDDCRAKNINWKNCYHHACSEIRANHLSGDCHYKRELLRGFMKIRGHEQECVKRRALKSVQINPHCSDAAARDAVEAVWDVCYNDTYPFERAP is encoded by the exons ATGGAGGAGACGGCAGCGGCGGCAGAGGGCGTGCCCGTCCCGGACGCGAGAACGGGCGTGGAGGCGAGCACCCGCTATGGCGGGATGTCGATCAGGCAGTGCGTCGACAAGATCAACAAGAGCCTCGACC ATCCCAAGGTGAGGTTTCTGAGGGAGCACATGATAGACGCCGGATGCCCGGTCTGGGTGCGTCTCCTTATGCCGCTCAACTGCAAGGATCAGGGCTTCGCCGGCGGTTATACCAGCGGCAAAggg ATAGCAATTTGTTGCAATCATATGACTTTCCAAGATGAAATAAATCAAGTCCTTATTCATGAGTTGATCCATGCTTATGATGATTGCCGTGCAAAGAACATCAACTGGAaaaattgttatcatcatgcttgCTCTGAG ATTCGTGCTAATCACCTGAGTGGTGATTGCCACTACAAACGCGAACTGCTACGCGGATTCATGAAAATACGAGGTCATGAACAA GAATGTGTCAAAAGGCGGGCTTTAAAGTCGGTCCAAATTAATCCACACTGCTCAGATGCAGCTGCAAGGGATGCCGTCGAAGCTGTCTGGGATGTCTGCTACAATGACACTTACCCCTTCGAGAGAGCTCCGTAG